From the Deinococcus gobiensis I-0 genome, the window AGGTCGCGCGCCAGCCCCTCCAGCACCAGCTCGCGCGAGAGCGCCGTATCGAAGGCCACCAGATACCCGGCCTCCTCCAGCGCCGCGAAGCCCTCGGGACTCTTGGCGTCCACGAGCACCTCGTCCGGCCCCAGCTCGAAGCGCTCGCCGGTCGGGGCGATCACCTCGAACTGCTTGCCGTCGCGCACGGCGCGGGCCACCTCCGACGTGTCGGCGGCATTCAGTGCGGCGCGCACCTGCGGCACCGCCTTGCCGAACTTCTTGCCCAGCAGCGGCAGGTTGGGCCGCAGCGTGTAGCTCACCAGCTCGGCGTACTGGTCGAGCAGCTCGACCTCCTTGACGTTCAGCTCCTCGCGCAGCTGCGCGGAAAAGCGCCCCAGCGCGGCCGTCTGCTCGGCGGTCCGGGCGCGCACGAGCACCTTGGGCAGCGGCTGACGCGCCCGCACGCCGGTCTGCCCGCGCACGGCCCGGCCCAGGCTCACCACCCGCAGCACGGCGTCCATCTCACCCACCAGCGTCGGGGCGGCCAGCGCCTCGTCCACCTTGGGCCACTGGCTCAGGTGCACGCTCTCGGGGGCGCCCGGCTCGGTGCTCAGGACCAGATTGCGCCACAGCGTCTCGGCCAGGAACGGCGTGAAGGGCGCCGTGAGTTGCGCGACCGTCACCAGGGCGGAGTGCAGCGTGGCGTAGGCCGACAGGTCTACCTTGCCGTCCCCACTCCAGAACCTGCGCCGGTTGCGCCGCACGTACCAGTTGCTCAGGTCCTCGGTCACGAAATCCTGGAGGGCCCGGCTGCTGCCGGTCGGGTCGTAGTTCTCCAGCCGCTCGGTGACGGTGGCGATCAGGGCCTGCACCTTCGCCAGCAGCCAGCGGTCCACCTCGGGGCGCGTCTCGACGGGCGGCGCGGCGCGCAGGTCCGGCCGGTCGAGGTTGGCGTACAGCACGAAGAAGCTGTAGGTGTTCCACAGCGTCAGGAAGTAGCCGCGGAAGGCCTCGCCCACCAGATTCGGCCCGAAACGGCGGCTCAGCTCGGGCGGCGCCGAGACGTACATGTACCAGCGCGTCGCGTCAGCGCCGTACTGCGCGAACACGTCCCAGGGGTCCACGATGTTCCCCTTGCTCTTGGACATCTTCAGGCCCTTCTCGTCGAGGATGTGGCCCGAGCAGATCACCGACTTGTACGCCACGCTGTCGAACACCATCGTGCCGATCTGGTGCAGGGAGTTGAACCACCCGCGCGTCTGGTCGATGGCCTCCGCGATGAAGTCGGCCGGGAAGCTGCGCGCGAACACGTCCTTGTTCTCGAAGGGATAGTGGTGCTGCGCGAAGGGCATCGAGCCCGAGTCGTACCACACGTCCATCACGTAGGGCACGCGCCGGAACGTCTTGCCGCCGAGGTCGAAGGTCACGTCGTCCACGAAGGGGCGGTGCGGGTCGAAGTCCGGCCCCGTCAGCTCGGGCCGTCCGCTCAGCTCGGCCAGTTCGGCGTAGCTGCCCACCACCCGGTACTCGCCGTCCTCGGCTTCCCAGATCGGCAGCGGCGTGCCCCAGTAGCGGCTGCGGCTGATGTTCCAGTCGATCAGGTTTTCCAGCCAGCCGCCGTAGCGCCCGTTCTTGATGTGCGGCGGGTGCCAGTCGATGGTCTGGTTCAGCTCGATGAGTTCCTGCTTGCGGCTGGTGTTGTTCAGGTACCAGCTCTCGGTGGCGTAGTACATGAGCGGCGTGCCGCAGCGCCAGCAGTGCGGGTAGGAGTGGACGAAGTTCTTCTCCTTCCACATCACGCCCCGGCCTCTCAGGTCACGCACGATGTCCGTGTTCGCGTCCCGGAAGAACACGCCCTTCCACGGCCCGAAGCGGTGCTTGCCCTCGGCGTCCACGCCCACGATGACCGGCAGGCCGTAGTTGCGCGCCAGCCGCATGTCGTCCTCGCCGAAAGCCGGGGCCGTGTGCACGATGCCGGTGCCGTCGCTGTCGGAGACGTAGGTGTCCAGGCCGCTCATCCAGACCGGTTTGCCCTCGCCCTCGGCGGCGTAGGCCTCGGTGTAGGGCGGCTCGTAGGCCACGCGCTCCAGCTCGGTGCCCCGGAACGACTTCAGGACCTCCGCCCCCTCGCCCAGCACCTCGGTCAGCAGGCTGCGCGCCAGGATCAGGGCGCGGCCGTCCTTGTCCAGCGCCGCCACGTACTCGAAGTCCGGGTGCAGCGCCACGCCCACGTTGTAGGGCAGTGTCCAGGGGGTGGTCGTCCAGACCAGGAAGGCCGCGCCCTCCGGCAGGCCCAGGGCGGCCGGGTCCCGCAGCGCGAAGGTCACGTAGACGCTCGGGTCCTGGATGTCCTTGTAGCCCTCCGAGACCTCGGCGTTGCTGAGCGTCGTGCCGTCGCGCGGGCAGTACGGGGCCACCCGGAAGCCCTTGTACAGCAGCCCCCGGCCGTCCAGCTCCTTGACGCTCCACCAGATGCTCTCCACATAATCGCGGTTCAGGGTCATGTAGGGGTCGTCGAGGTTGACCCAGTAGCCCATGCGTTCGGTGAATTTGCGCCACTCCTGCTCGTACTCGAACACCGACGTGCGGCACTCGGCGTTGAACTTCTCGATGCCGTAGGCCTCCACGTCGCGCTTACTGTTCAGGCCGAGCTTCTTCTCGACGCCCAGCTCGACCGGCAGACCGTGCGTGTCCCAGCCGGCCTTGCGCGGCACATGGAAGCCCTGCATGGTCCGGAAGCGCGGAAACAGGTCCTTGAAGCTCCGGGCCTGCACGTGATGGATGCCGGGGCGGCCGTTGGCGGTGGGCGGTCCCTCGTAGAAGGTGAACTGCTCGTTGCCGCGCGTCTGCTCCAGGCTGCGCTCGAAGATCTTGTGGTCGTTCCACCACTTCAGGGTCGCCAGTTCCATCTCGGGAAAGCTGGGATTCTGCGGGACGGGGGCGAAGGTCGGTTCGGGTGGGGTGGTCATGGCATCTCCAGAAAAAAGGGTGGGGAGGGGAGGGGGCCGGGGAATCGGGCGAAAGCGGGCCGCACCGCCGGGAAAATTCGGCGGCGGGCGGGAAACTGCGGGTGTTCCTTCATGCCTTCCTCCCTCGCCCGGAACACAGAGGGCAGCGCGCCCCAGGCTTCATGCTGGGACGCGCTGCGGATGTCAGTGCGTGGTACCACCCAAGCTTCGTCCGGCGCGGGGCCGGACCTCTGTGACTCCGTGTCGTGGAGTAACCCCGGACGGGTCTACTCGGGCCAGGCCCTTTCTTCCGTCGGCGCGGGAGGTGATCTTCGGACGGCGGGGCGGCACGGCCGGGCTCGCACCATCCCCGGTTCGCTCCTGTGCGCCCTGCGCCGCCTACTGTCCTCGCGTTCGCCTCAAGCTGTACGTTTCCTCTCCCGGAAACGCCCCTCATGCTAAGGCGTCACCCTGAGCAGGGTCAATGTGGCCCCCTCACCCGGCGCCGCCCACACAGCCTGGGTGGCCCTGGCCGCCCCTGGAGGGTTATGCTGGTCAATATCCAGGGCAACGCACCCGAGTCGTGATCTGTGCGGTTTGTCGGCGTGCGGGCGCGGGCCCGTCGCCGGGAAGCCCCTCAAAGGAGTCAAAGAACATGGAATTTTTCATCGATACCGCCATCGTCGACGAGATCAAGGAAATCAACGCCTGGGGCGTCCTGTCGGGCGTCACCACCAATCCCAGCCTCATCGTGGCCTCGGGCCGCGACTTCCGTGAGGTCATCGGCGAGATCGCCGCGATGGTCGGCGGGGCCATCAGCGCCGAGGTCACCAGTCTCGAAGCCGACGAGATGATCGCCCAGGGCAAGGACATCGCCACCTGGAACGAGCACATCGTGGTCAAGCTGCCGCTGACCCCCGCCGGCCTCCAGGCCTGCCGCGTCCTGACCGACGCCGGGATCAAGACCAACGTGACGCTGTGCTTCAGCGTGCCGCAGGCCCTGCTCGCCGCCCGCGCCGGGGCGACCTACATCAGCCCCTTCGCGGGCCGCGTGGACGACATCGGCTGGGACGGCATCGACCTGATCCGCGACATCAAGGAAGCCTATGTCCAGGGCGGCATCTCGACCAAGGTGCTCGCGGCCAGCATCCGGCACCCCACCCACGTCGTGCAGGCCGCGCTCGCGGGCGCCGACGTGGCGACCATCCCCTACAAGGTCTTTACCCAGATGGTCAAGCACCCCCTGACCCAGGCGGGCCTCGACGGCTTCATGAAGGACTGGGCCAAGCGTGCCGGCGCCAGCGCCGAGACCCCGGCCAGCGAGGCCGGCACCAACCCGCAGGCCGGCGGCGCGACGCCCCAGGGGGGAAGCACGAAGTGACCGACACGGCCTCACCGCCCCTGCCCTTTCACGAGCTCCAGCAGAAGATTCTGCCGGAACTGCACCTCATTGCGGCCGGTCTCGGCATCGAGAACTACCGCAAGCTCAAAAAAGACGCCCTGTCGCTCGCCATCATGGAGCGCCAGGCCAGCGCCGAGGGCCAGAGCCTCGCGCGCGGCTACCTTGACATCAGCGCCGATGGCTACGGCTTCTTGCAGGCCGACCTCCTCGACCCCCAGAGCCGCACGGTGCTCGTCACCGCCGGCCTGATCAAGCAGTTCCACCTGCGGACCGGCGACGAGGTCATCGGGCGCGCCCGCAAGCCGCGCGAGAACGAGCGCTTCGGCTCGCTCGTGCGGGTCGAGGCCATCAACGGCCTGGACCCCGAGGCCGCCCGCAAGCGCCCGCGCTTCGACGATCTCACGCCGACCTTCCCCGACGCGCAGCTGGTCCTCGAGGACCCCGGCACCGACGACACCCTGAGCCTGCGCGTGGTGGACCTGCTCGTGCCCATCGGGCGGGGTCAGCGCGCGCTCATCGTCGCGCCGCCCAAGGCCGGCAAGACCACGCTGCTCAAGAAGATCGCCAACTCCATCGTCAAGAACTACCCCGACGTGACGGTGATGGTGCTGCTCGTGGACGAGCGCCCCGAGGAGGTCACCGACTTCCGCGAGAGCGTGCAGGGCGCGCAGGTCATCGCCAGCACCTTCGACGAGCCGCCGCAGCACCACGTGCGCGTGGCCGAGTTCGTGCACGAGCGGGCCCGGCGCATCGTCGAGGAGGGCGGGCACGTGGTCATCCTGCTCGACTCGATCACCCGTCTGGCGCGCGCGAACAACCTCGTCACGCCGCCGACCGGGCGCACCCTCTCGGGCGGTCTGGATTCCAACGCGCTGCACTGGCCCAAACGCTTCCTGGGCGCGGCGCGCAACATCCGCGAGGGGGGCAGCCTGACCATCCTGGCGACCGCCCTCGTCGAGACCGGCTCGCGCATGGACGACGTGATCTTCGAGGAGTTCAAGGGCACCGGCAACGCCGAACTCGTGCTCTCGCGCCGCCTCGAAGAGCGCCGCATCTTCCCCGCGATGGACATCCTCAAGTCGGGCACCCGCCGCGAGGAACTGCTGCTGCAACCCGAAGTGCTCAAGAAGATGTGGCTGATGCGCAAGGTCATTTCCGACATGGACCCTGCCGACGCGATGGAGATGCTGCTCTCGCGCATGGGCAAGACGCGCAACAACGTCGAGTTCCTGCAAGCGCTGGCCGGTGGCTGATCCCCGTCCACCCCGCCTGCTGGTGGTGGACGACGAAGCCCAGATTCTGGAACTGCTCGACCTCAGCCTCAGCCTTCAGGGCTTCGATGTCTGCACCGCCCTGAGTGGCCCGCAGGCGCTCGACCTGGCCTGCCGCCATCCTTTCGACACCGTGGTCATGGACGTGCTGATGTCGCCCTGGGACGGCCTGGAAACGGCGCGGCGCATGTACGCCCGCCTAGGCGACGCCGCTCCGCCCGTCGTGCTGCTCACCGGCCTGTCGCTGCCCGACTACGACCCGGCCGCCGAGCCGCTCATCGCCGCCGCGCTCACCAAGCCCTTCCGGCCGTCCGAACTCGTCGCGGTGATCCGGCAGGTCCAGGCCAGCCGCACCTGATCCGGCCACCGGAACTGACCCCATCGTCTACCCGATTCTGACCCCTGCACTGGGGTCAGTCGTGTTCTAGCCTGGGCCCCATGAGCGAGCAGCAGACCGGCACCCCCCAGATCAAGCAGGGCTTCGCGGAGATGTTCAAGGGCGGCGTCATCATGGACGTGGTCACCGCCGACCAGGCGCGCATCGCCGAGGCCGCCGGCGCGACCGCCGTGATGGCCCTGGAGCGCGTGCCCGCCGACATCCGCAAGGACGGGGGCGTGGCGCGCATGAGCGACCCCAAGATGATCAAGGAGATCATCGGCGCGGTGAGCATTCCCGTCATGGCGAAGGTCCGCATCGGGCACGTCGTCGAGGCGCAGATTCTCCAGGCGCTCGGCGTGGACTTCATCGACGAGTCCGAGGTGCTGACCCCGGCCGACGAGCAGTTCCACATCCTCAAGAGCGACTTCGCGGTGCCCTTCGTGTGCGGCGCCAAGAACCTGGGTGAGGCGCTGCGCCGCGTGGGCGAGGGTGCCAGCATGATCCGCACCAAGGGCGAGGCCGGCACCGGCAACGTGGTCGAGGCCGTGCGCCATGCCCGCACCGTGCTGGGCGAGATCCGCGCCATCCAGGCCCGCCCCGCCGAGGAACTCATGACGGTGGCCCGCGACCTCCAGGCCCCCTATGAACTCGTGAAGTACGTGCACGCCAACGGCAAGCTGCCGGTCGTGAACTTCGCGGCGGGCGGCGTCGCCACCCCTGCCGACGCCGCCCTGATGATGTACCTGGGCCTCGACGGCGTGTTCGTGGGCAGCGGTATCTTCAAGTCCTCGAACCCCGAGCGCCGCGCCCAGGCCATCGTGAAGGCCGTGACGCACTACCAGAATCCCGACCTGCTCGCGGAAATCAGCGAGGACCTCGGCGCGCCCATGACCGGCATCAACATCGACGACCTCATTCCCGCCGAGCGCCTCGCCGCGCGCGGCTGGTAAGGCCCTTGCCCGCAGCCGAAGTCGGTGTCCTCGCCCTCCAGGGGGCCTACCGCGAGCATGCCGCGCGGCTGCGGGGCCTGGGGGCGTCCGTGCGTGAAGTGCGGCTGCCCCGCGACCTGGCCGGTCTGGCCGGCCTGGTGCTGCCCGGCGGCGAGTCCACGACGATGGTCCGCCTGATGGACGAGTACGCCCTGTGGGCACCGCTGCGCGACTTCCACGCGCGTGGAGGCGCGCTGTGGGGTACCTGCGCCGGGGCCATCCTCCTCGCCGCCGAGGTGACGGGCGCCAGCCCCGCC encodes:
- the rho gene encoding transcription termination factor Rho yields the protein MTDTASPPLPFHELQQKILPELHLIAAGLGIENYRKLKKDALSLAIMERQASAEGQSLARGYLDISADGYGFLQADLLDPQSRTVLVTAGLIKQFHLRTGDEVIGRARKPRENERFGSLVRVEAINGLDPEAARKRPRFDDLTPTFPDAQLVLEDPGTDDTLSLRVVDLLVPIGRGQRALIVAPPKAGKTTLLKKIANSIVKNYPDVTVMVLLVDERPEEVTDFRESVQGAQVIASTFDEPPQHHVRVAEFVHERARRIVEEGGHVVILLDSITRLARANNLVTPPTGRTLSGGLDSNALHWPKRFLGAARNIREGGSLTILATALVETGSRMDDVIFEEFKGTGNAELVLSRRLEERRIFPAMDILKSGTRREELLLQPEVLKKMWLMRKVISDMDPADAMEMLLSRMGKTRNNVEFLQALAGG
- the fsa gene encoding fructose-6-phosphate aldolase; the protein is MEFFIDTAIVDEIKEINAWGVLSGVTTNPSLIVASGRDFREVIGEIAAMVGGAISAEVTSLEADEMIAQGKDIATWNEHIVVKLPLTPAGLQACRVLTDAGIKTNVTLCFSVPQALLAARAGATYISPFAGRVDDIGWDGIDLIRDIKEAYVQGGISTKVLAASIRHPTHVVQAALAGADVATIPYKVFTQMVKHPLTQAGLDGFMKDWAKRAGASAETPASEAGTNPQAGGATPQGGSTK
- a CDS encoding response regulator — its product is MADPRPPRLLVVDDEAQILELLDLSLSLQGFDVCTALSGPQALDLACRHPFDTVVMDVLMSPWDGLETARRMYARLGDAAPPVVLLTGLSLPDYDPAAEPLIAAALTKPFRPSELVAVIRQVQASRT
- the ileS gene encoding isoleucine--tRNA ligase is translated as MTTPPEPTFAPVPQNPSFPEMELATLKWWNDHKIFERSLEQTRGNEQFTFYEGPPTANGRPGIHHVQARSFKDLFPRFRTMQGFHVPRKAGWDTHGLPVELGVEKKLGLNSKRDVEAYGIEKFNAECRTSVFEYEQEWRKFTERMGYWVNLDDPYMTLNRDYVESIWWSVKELDGRGLLYKGFRVAPYCPRDGTTLSNAEVSEGYKDIQDPSVYVTFALRDPAALGLPEGAAFLVWTTTPWTLPYNVGVALHPDFEYVAALDKDGRALILARSLLTEVLGEGAEVLKSFRGTELERVAYEPPYTEAYAAEGEGKPVWMSGLDTYVSDSDGTGIVHTAPAFGEDDMRLARNYGLPVIVGVDAEGKHRFGPWKGVFFRDANTDIVRDLRGRGVMWKEKNFVHSYPHCWRCGTPLMYYATESWYLNNTSRKQELIELNQTIDWHPPHIKNGRYGGWLENLIDWNISRSRYWGTPLPIWEAEDGEYRVVGSYAELAELSGRPELTGPDFDPHRPFVDDVTFDLGGKTFRRVPYVMDVWYDSGSMPFAQHHYPFENKDVFARSFPADFIAEAIDQTRGWFNSLHQIGTMVFDSVAYKSVICSGHILDEKGLKMSKSKGNIVDPWDVFAQYGADATRWYMYVSAPPELSRRFGPNLVGEAFRGYFLTLWNTYSFFVLYANLDRPDLRAAPPVETRPEVDRWLLAKVQALIATVTERLENYDPTGSSRALQDFVTEDLSNWYVRRNRRRFWSGDGKVDLSAYATLHSALVTVAQLTAPFTPFLAETLWRNLVLSTEPGAPESVHLSQWPKVDEALAAPTLVGEMDAVLRVVSLGRAVRGQTGVRARQPLPKVLVRARTAEQTAALGRFSAQLREELNVKEVELLDQYAELVSYTLRPNLPLLGKKFGKAVPQVRAALNAADTSEVARAVRDGKQFEVIAPTGERFELGPDEVLVDAKSPEGFAALEEAGYLVAFDTALSRELVLEGLARDLVRGVQDGRKRAGFEVQDRITLHLDLQGDAREAAEVWQDYLMSETLAEALVFGVAGGFRAEIEGGAAYLEKLERDGQTETA
- the pdxS gene encoding pyridoxal 5'-phosphate synthase lyase subunit PdxS codes for the protein MSEQQTGTPQIKQGFAEMFKGGVIMDVVTADQARIAEAAGATAVMALERVPADIRKDGGVARMSDPKMIKEIIGAVSIPVMAKVRIGHVVEAQILQALGVDFIDESEVLTPADEQFHILKSDFAVPFVCGAKNLGEALRRVGEGASMIRTKGEAGTGNVVEAVRHARTVLGEIRAIQARPAEELMTVARDLQAPYELVKYVHANGKLPVVNFAAGGVATPADAALMMYLGLDGVFVGSGIFKSSNPERRAQAIVKAVTHYQNPDLLAEISEDLGAPMTGINIDDLIPAERLAARGW